The nucleotide window TCCCATGCTGCCCCGTCCGCCCATCCACCAACCCGTCCGTCTGGGTTTGGCTTGGTGTGATTTGTGTTGGCTTGCCCTGCGACGGCACCGCTCGCGTGGTCTCGtctggcctgggctgcctTGGCTGGTTGGTCTGACCGGGTTCGGCCAAGCATGACGATTTCGGGTATCGGCTCCATCTGACGGAAAAGATACAAAGAGGAGGGCTGGGGCACCATCATCAAAGACAATTTTCCTGACTCGGGTCGcctccatccgtccatccatctgTCTGTCCATCCattccgtcgtcgtcgtcgtcgtcgctgtcgttgtcgtcgctgtcgtcgtcgctgccgttgcACATCAAGTCGCCCAACATCCGACTCGAGGCGAGACACAGAGTCCGGAAAGACGGGAAGAACAGATCAATTCCGCAGCAAGACGATCTGCGAAACTCCATTGTTCCAAACCgcacaaagtacgaagtacctgcGGGATCGTCTTATTACTCCTTCCGAGGCTTCCATCGTGCCTGCCTCCAACTTCAActccgcctccaccaccttCCTAGTTCGCCCATTCTtgtctcgccgtcgctccTGCCTGGCCGGACTTCGACCTGAACTTGACTCCAGTCAACTCCGTCTTTGTCTCCGCCTTTCTCTCCTGCGCTTCCCACCACTGCACGATTACCCCCTCCTCCCATTGTCCATCTTCCCTCACCTTCATCATCGCTAACCCTCATCCCTCCTGCCTCGCTTGTCACGCCCCCCGTCGTCTCATCACATCCCGCGCCTCACCTCAAACCCCCTTTGACCTCTCATGCGCCACTTCCTTTCGGAGACGACACAGCACGACTATACCTCGCAAAGGCAAAGCTAGATCCTCGGCACCATCTCCAGCCTCACACGTCCTGCAACATTCGACTGGGTCGAACAAAGAGTCCCTCTTCATCAACGGCTCTTGGACTTGTACATTGCTTTGTCCCAGATCTAGGCACATACACTGTCACTGGCGGCCTCGCTTTTATATATCGCGGAGCGAACTCGGCTCTGTagagccagccaagccaCAGGAAATTCGCATTCACACCGCCTCACGGCAACCACCGTCATCATGATGCAtcgccaacaacagcagcaacagcaacagcagcagcagcagcagcaactcCCATCTGCAGCCCATACTCaacagcagctgcagcaacCCCaactgctgccgccgtacaacacgcccgccatcatcagccgccTCCacttcctcgcccgccacaaCCCTCAACTGGCTCAAAAGCTTCATCAGATGGCTCTGCCACTCTCACCACTGGTCCAGCTGACCACCGGCGCTGTGCATCCGTGTTTTCCTCGCACCGTTCTCCAGTTCTGGCTCCTCACCGACGATCAGCTAGAGTCCCTTGCCGCATTCTACCACCAGCGAGATCAGTCGCCTTGGTCTGCGCAGTACCCGTGTCCGGTCGTCTGGCGCTCCGATCTACCCCTCGAGGATAAACGCCGGCGGATGGGTCGCTTTATCGGCCTCCGCG belongs to Purpureocillium takamizusanense chromosome 1, complete sequence and includes:
- a CDS encoding uncharacterized protein (EggNog:ENOG503P482), with product MMHRQQQQQQQQQQQQQQLPSAAHTQQQLQQPQLLPPYNTPAIISRLHFLARHNPQLAQKLHQMALPLSPLVQLTTGAVHPCFPRTVLQFWLLTDDQLESLAAFYHQRDQSPWSAQYPCPVVWRSDLPLEDKRRRMGRFIGLRGCGEDELGAGGGADKSSAEVAAMVGSMRTEDEIAEEARLAAADDEVWRRKLNPW